A single Ascochyta rabiei chromosome 4, complete sequence DNA region contains:
- a CDS encoding Homoserine O-acetyltransferase: protein MSSQDYPPVQYYDIPNFTFHNGDTLPSVRLAYQILNPRQTKVAVVHTCFRGRISTTLTHADWALRDYKVIVIALFGNGESSSLSNTPDFPATIDYMDCVKAQHKLLTEELQIDEVDVMLGFSMGGQITYHWIATHRSFVKNAVIVCSSARTSKHNFQFLEGPKAGLQNAKDAESGIRAFGKGYSAWLTSADWFDQELYKEMGFDDLSAWDENATFKGYEGWTGEDLLAMLGMWQRGDITRCVQGADGDLSKGLKHIDARVLLMPCETDQYFRPSASEREVQNLKGGRVEVVPSIWGHIAGGGANEKDVRWMEGKIADFLQGGYQG from the coding sequence ATGTCATCCCAAGACTACCCACCAGTACAGTACTACGACATCCCCAACTTTACTTTCCACAATGGTGATACACTCCCCTCAGTCCGTCTCGCCTACCAGATCCTCAACCCGCGCCAAACAAAAGTCGCAGTCGTACACACCTGTTTCCGTGGCCGCATCTCCACGACCCTAACGCATGCCGACTGGGCGCTCAGAGACTACAAAGTAATCGTCATAGCGCTCTTCGGCAATGGCGAGTCCTCTAGCCTTTCCAACACTCCAGACTTCCCGGCTACCATCGACTACATGGACTGCGTGAAGGCGCAGCACAAGCTCCTTACCGAGGAACTGCAGATTGATGAAGTTGATGTCATGCTCGGATTCTCCATGGGCGGGCAGATCACGTACCACTGGATTGCCACGCACAGGAGCTTTGTCAAGAATGCAGTCATTGTCTGTTCGTCTGCACGGACGAGCAAACATAACTTCCAGTTCCTCGAGGGCCCCAAGGCGGGGCTTCAGAACGCCAAAGATGCCGAGTCGGGAATCAGGGCGTTTGGAAAGGGGTATTCTGCCTGGCTGACGAGCGCGGACTGGTTCGATCAGGAGCTGTACAAAGAGATGGGGTTTGATGACCTAAGTGCGTGGGACGAGAACGCCACGTTCAAGGGATACGAGGGCTGGACTGGAGAGGATCTACTGGCCATGTTGGGTATGTGGCAGCGTGGCGACATCACGCGGTGTGTGCAAGGTGCGGACGGAGACCTGTCAAAGGGCCTGAAGCACATCGACGCACGAGTGTTGCTGATGCCGTGCGAGACCGACCAGTACTTCAGACCATCAGCTAGTGAGAGAGAGGTGCAGAACCTAAAAGGTGGGAGAGTTGAGGTTGTACCTAGTATCTGGGGTCACATTGCTGGTGGTGGAGCGAACGAGAAAGACGTCAGATGGATGGAAGGAAAGATCGCAGATTTCCTCCAGGGAGGCTATCAAGGTTGA
- a CDS encoding tubulin-dependent ATPase kip3 has protein sequence MASAGASSISVTVRVRPFTIREAAQLTKTDDSTLFLGDGSLAAAPTPRLSSKGIRPVIKVLDERCLIFDPPEDNPVHRVGRSYAPQGKRVKDQTFAFDRVFDDTTSQADIYESTAKPLLDNVLDGYNATVFAYGATGCGKTHTITGTSSDPGIIFLTMQELFEKINERQGEKVTEVTLSYLEIYNETIRDLLVEGGSKTSLMLREDSNQAVSVAGLSSHRPSDVNEVMEMIVRGNDLRTMSPTEANATSSRSHAVLQINVSSKDRNASVNEPHTMATLSIIDLAGSERASATKNRGARLTEGANINKSLLALGSCINALCDARKHNHIPYRNSKLTRLLKFSLGGNCKTVMIVCVSPSSVHFDETQNTLRYANRAKNIQTKVTKNVFNVNRHVKDYLKKIDEQRALIDELMKKQKDSDGASLAKFQKQNEKKEGVMRDAFIRLRQAYSDSETDRRDRLNTMRTLKYTEKRISLVSAWVAAFDTVNEMRENEEMPSQVVAMRDTAIGISAELEQSRQHHHRRLERSTWASKIDTALSFGLRQLTELDGTADGPDAANLSREYQILKSNAEREVLSVLLEQERGGDAATVQVLVQAHIETVAILGQITQMDEAQAVETARKLLTKIMNACTSATAQVIRPDGGLPVTEFFAPSHRGTPKRRKPVNVMEPSPVKSIPMPSFADAPHLTSSPMKASPRRKKMVAVKKGVQFSPVKKRPTSPSKAKRGVRWRDDNENGTLADFKTPEHVESTPTSSSVEMPPPTFSAYVPEPVVKEPGSSPIPAPPTTSMDMKPRSGSSRFAAGFLTKKSDGSPMPVRSAYGSDSDTSPLREIGTNTVRSSALSNVELTSEVSTSANDSGNNSAAEDDHWSVDRSEANQIRTAIKRRSSTTKAVPMGRTHRQRSPSNTSSSPPNENSISAGAARRMVKNNHEGEWKPSVLSPRSAPIVKGAARRTTVASSGEERPGSGTLNRAPIRVVSNSSVRGSLAPGAKGVWR, from the exons ATGGCGAGCGCCGGCGCATCGTCTATCTCGGTCACGGTGCGCGTGCGCCCCTTCACCATCCGCGAAGCTGCACAGCTCACCAAGACGGACGACTCGACGCTATTCCTCGGAGATGGCTCGCTCGCTGCTGCGCCCACGCCGCGCCTGAGCTCCAAGGGCATACGGCCCGTCATCAAGGTGCTCGACGAGCGATGCCT CATCTTCGACCCGCCAGAGGACAACCCTGTGCACAGAGTCGGCCGCTCTTATGCGCCCCAGGGCAAGCGCGTCAAGGACCAGACATTCGCTTTCGACCGCGTCTTCGACGACACCACGTCCCAGGCCGACATCTACGAGTCGACCGCCAAGCCCCTGCTCGACAACGTCCTGGACGGTTACAATGCAACCGTCTTTGCATACGGTGCTACGGGCTGTGGAAAGACACATACCATCAC GGGAACATCGAGCGACCCGGGCATCATCTTCCTCACAATGCAGGAACTCTTCGAGAAGATCAACGAGCGCCAGGGCGAGAAGGTCACAGAGGTCACACTGTCCTACCTGGAGATCTACAACGAGACCATCCGCGATCTGCTCGTCGAGGGCGGCAGCAAGACATCGTTGATGCTGCGAGAAGACTCCAACCAAGCCGTCTCCGTCGCCGGGCTCTCCAGCCATCGCCCCTCAGAT GTCAACGAGGTCATGGAAATGATTGTCCGCGGCAACGACCTCCGCACAATGTCCCCCACCGAAGCCAACGCAACCTCCTCTCGATCGCACGCCGTCCTGCAGATCAACGTCTCATCGAAAGACCGAAACGCTTCGGTGAACGAACCACACACCATGGCTACCCTCAGCATCATCGATCTGGCGGGCAGCGAGCGCGCGAGCGCAACCAAGAACAGAGGTGCCCGTCTAACCGAAGGCGCAAACATCAACAAGTCACTGCTGGCACTGGGAAGCTGCATCAATGCTCTCTGCGACGCGCGGAAACACAACCACATCCCTTACCGAAACTCAAAGCTCACACGACTACTGAAGTTCTCGCTAGGTGGAAACTGCAAAACTGTCATGATTGTCTGCGTCAGCCCATCCAGCGTCCACTTTGACGAGACCCAAAACACCCTGCGATACGCCAACCGCGCGAAAAACATCCAGACCAAAGTCACCAAGAATGTTTTCAACGTAAATCGCCACGTGAAGGACTACCTCAAGAAGATTGACGAGCAGAGGGCGCTGATTGACGAATTGATGAAGAAGCAAAAAGACTCTGACGGCGCATCCCTGGCCAAGTTCCAGAAGCAAaacgagaagaaggagggcGTCATGAGAGATGCGTTTATACGGCTGAGGCAGGCCTACTCCGACTCCGAGACCGATCGCCGGGACAGGCTGAATACCATGAGGACGTTGAAGTATACCGAGAAGCGCATCTCCCTCGTCTCTGCATGGGTGGCAGCTTTCGACACGGTCAACGAGATGCGCGAGAACGAAGAGATGCCCTCGCAAGTTGTCGCAATGAGAGACACAGCAATCGGCATCTCTGCAGAACTCGAGCAATCGAGACAACATCACCACAGACGACTCGAGCGGTCGACATGGGCATCAAAAATCGACACTGCCCTCAGCTTCGGACTGAGGCAACTCACCGAGCTTGACGGAACCGCCGACGGGCCTGATGCGGCAAACTTGAGCAGGGAATACCAGATTCTGAAGTCCAACGCAGAGCGAGAAGTATTGAGTGTGTTGTTGGAGCAAGAGAGAGGTGGTGACGCAGCAACCGTGCAGGTTCTGGTCCAAGCGCATATCGAGACGGTGGCCATCTTGGGCCAGATCACACAGATGGACGAAGCCCAAGCAGTGGAAACCGCCAGAAAGCTTCTCACCAAGATCATGAACGCGTGCACCAGCGCCACAGCCCAGGTCATCCGCCCCGATGGCGGTCTACCTGTTACAGAGTTCTTCGCGCCCAGTCACAGAGGCACACCAAAACGGCGGAAACCAGTGAATGTCATGGAACCTTCTCCTGTGAAATCGATTCCCATGCCATCCTTCGCAGACGCACCGCACCTGACCTCATCACCTATGAAAGCTTCACCACGACGCAAGAAGATGGTTGCCGTCAAGAAGGGCGTTCAGTTCTCGCCAGTCAAGAAGAGGCCAACGTCGCCCTCCAAGGCCAAGCGAGGTGTTCGATGGCGCGATGACAACGAGAACGGTACTCTGGCAGACTTCAAGACGCCAGAGCACGTCGAATCGACACCAACAAGCTCTTCAGTTGAGATGCCCCCTCCGACATTCTCAGCCTACGTTCCTGAGCCAGTAGTCAAGGAGCCCGGCTCATCCCCCATCCCCGCACCACCCACAACCTCCATGGACATGAAGCCTCGCTCTGGCTCCAGCCGCTTCGCAGCCGGTTTCCTCACGAAGAAGTCTGATGGATCACCCATGCCCGTCAGGAGCGCCTATGGCTCAGACTCCGATACCTCTCCTCTCCGTGAGATCGGCACCAACACCGTCAGATCTTCCGCACTCAGTAACGTTGAGCTCACGTCAGAGGTGTCGACCTCTGCAAACGACAGCGGCAACAACTCTGCCGCTGAAGACGATCACTGGTCCGTCGACCGCTCCGAGGCAAACCAGATCCGCACAGCCATCAAGCGTCGCTCTTCTACGACCAAAGCTGTGCCGATGGGTAGAACGCATCGCCAGCGCAGTCCCAGCAACACATCGTCCAGCCCGCCCAACGAAAATAGCATCTCGGCCGGCGCAGCACGCCGCATGGTCAAGAATAACCACGAGGGCGAGTGGAAACCCAGCGTTCTGAGCCCTCGGTCTGCACCTATAGTGAAGGGTGCTGCACGGCGGACAACCGTGGCATCGTCAGGAGAGGAGCGCCCTGGGTCCGGCACACTGAACCGCGCACCCATACGAGTTGTCAGCAACTCGTCAGTGAGAGGCAGTCTCGCACCAGGAGCTAAGGGTGTCTGGCGCTGA
- a CDS encoding Cutinase yields the protein MKLTLLSLAIISSVLAAPAPAADPEAFPIAELLTSDLSFEDHALTKRQYSSSSYNQLTDGTACRAISVIYARGTSQQGNVGDAAAVGPLFFNQIASKVGGTSRLAIQGVTYPASVSGFLQGGDAAGSTTMTNLISTTATRCPSTKIVLAGYSQGAQLVHNAAARTSATNAARVAAVVVFGDPKRGQSFGSIAASKIRTICHTGDDICEGGTSITAAHLNYQNDAGTAATFVAGKVA from the exons ATGAAGCTCACACTTCTTTCCCTCGCTATCATCTCCAGCGTGCTCGcagctcctgctcctgccgCAGATCCCGAAGCTTTCCCCATCGCAGAGCTGCTCACCAGCGACCTATCCTTCGAGGACCATGCCCTCACCAAACGCCAATACTCCAGCAGCAGCTACAACCAGCTCACTGATGGCACCGCTTGCCGAGCCATTAGCGTGATCTACGCGCGTGGTACTTCCCAACAGGGCAACGTGGGAGACGCCGCAGCCGTTGGCCCCTTGTTCTTCAACCAGATCGCCAGTAAGGTGGGCGGCACAAGCCGTCTGGCCATACAAGGTGTCACGTACCCGGCGAGTGTGTCCGGATTCTTGCAGGGTGGAGATGCGGCTGGAAGCACAACGATGACCAACTTGATCAGCACT ACCGCAACCAGGTGTCCTTCCACTAAAATCGTCCTTGCTGGTTACAGTCAGGGTGCGCAGCTCGTGCACAACGCCGCCGCCCGCACTTCTGCCACCAACGCTGCTCGCGTCGCCGCTG TCGTCGTGTTCGGTGACCCCAAGCGCGGCCAGTCTTTCGGCTCCATCGCCGCCTCCAAGATCCGCACCATCTGCCACACTGGCGACGACATCTGCGAGGGCGGCACCAGCATCACCGCCGCCCACCTGAACTACCAGAACGACGCAGGCACCGCAGCGACGTTTGTCGCCGGAAAGGTCGCGTAA